The proteins below come from a single Seriola aureovittata isolate HTS-2021-v1 ecotype China chromosome 23, ASM2101889v1, whole genome shotgun sequence genomic window:
- the LOC130164595 gene encoding adipose-secreted signaling protein, whose product MAAAKKSCAKAGGVRFSEEPPAAGAPSHVHFDEKLHDSVVMVTPEDDGNFMVKVGFLKTQHRYEIMFNLPDVPALGKDVCPAPVPSPHLRITDITPAPEGGLKVTCEYMAQQEGVLCEEVLLLSETNEDVCVKVKVHARVMDRHHGTPMLLEGVRCIGVELEYDSEQSDWQGFD is encoded by the exons ATGGCTGCTGCTAAGAAGA gttGTGCGAAGGCAGGAGGCGTGCGCTTCTCAGAGGAACCCCCCGCCGCCGGCGCCCCGTCGCACGTTCACTTCGATGAAAAGCTGCATgactctgttgtcatggtgacccCAGAGGACGACGGCAACTTCATGGTCAAG GTTGGCTTCCTGAAGACGCAGCACCGATATGAAATCATGTTCAACTTGCCCGACGTCCCGGCGCTGGGGAAGGATGTGTGTCCAGCGCCTGTACCCAGTCCACACCTGCGGATCACCGATATCACACCGGCACCAGAGG gAGGTCTGAAGGTAACGTGCGAGTACATGGCCCAGCAGGAGGGAGTTCTGTGCGAggaagtgctgctgctgagcgAGACCAACGAGGACGTCTGTGTCAAGGTCAAAGTTCACGCCAGAGTCATGG ATCGTCACCACGGCACACCCATGCTGCTGGAGGGAGTCCGCTGCATCGGGGTGGAGCTGGAGTACGACTCCGAACAGAGTGACTGGCAAGGATTCGACTGA